A part of Flavobacteriaceae bacterium GSB9 genomic DNA contains:
- a CDS encoding class I mannose-6-phosphate isomerase: protein MSNQLYPLKFHPILKDKIWGGQKLKNLLNKKSNLPNIGESWEISDVEGDTSVVSNGELKGKSLKQLLETFQSDLIGKKNYKIFGDKFPLLIKFIDAKQDLSIQLHPNDELAAKRHNSFGKTEMWYVFQADDDANLIVGFNQKITPEKYLKHLENKTLTKILNFDKVKTGDTYFIEVGRVHAIGAGVMVAEIQQTSDITYRVYDWDRVDDQGNERELHNDLAIDAIDFNMADNFRVNYSKTPNQSNEMVSCPYFTTSYLEVSEKLNKQNTQDSFYIYMCVDGEATLSANGISEHLVKGETLLLPAGIKNYSIEAKYAKLLEVYV from the coding sequence ATGTCCAACCAATTATACCCTCTTAAATTTCACCCCATATTGAAAGATAAAATTTGGGGTGGACAAAAATTAAAAAACCTTCTTAACAAAAAATCAAATTTGCCCAACATTGGCGAAAGTTGGGAAATAAGTGATGTAGAAGGTGATACCTCTGTAGTAAGCAATGGCGAACTTAAAGGAAAATCGCTGAAGCAATTGCTGGAAACATTTCAGTCTGATTTAATAGGTAAAAAAAACTATAAAATTTTTGGTGATAAATTTCCGCTTTTAATAAAGTTTATCGATGCCAAACAAGACCTATCCATTCAATTGCACCCTAACGATGAGTTAGCGGCAAAACGCCATAATTCTTTTGGAAAAACTGAAATGTGGTATGTTTTTCAGGCTGATGACGACGCAAACTTAATAGTAGGTTTCAACCAAAAGATAACTCCAGAAAAATATTTAAAGCACCTAGAAAATAAGACTTTAACTAAAATCTTGAATTTTGACAAGGTAAAAACAGGCGATACCTATTTCATTGAAGTTGGACGTGTACATGCTATTGGTGCCGGGGTTATGGTTGCTGAAATACAACAAACAAGTGATATAACGTATCGCGTTTACGATTGGGACCGTGTGGATGATCAGGGTAACGAACGCGAGCTCCACAACGACTTGGCTATTGATGCCATTGATTTTAATATGGCTGATAATTTTAGGGTCAACTATTCTAAAACACCAAACCAATCTAATGAGATGGTGAGTTGCCCTTATTTTACAACAAGTTATTTAGAGGTTTCAGAAAAGCTCAATAAGCAAAACACACAAGACTCATTTTACATTTATATGTGTGTTGATGGAGAGGCTACACTATCAGCAAATGGTATTTCAGAGCATCTGGTAAAAGGCGAAACCTTATTACTCCCGGCAGGAATAAAAAATTACTCCATTGAAGCAAAATATGCTAAGCTGTTGGAAGTTTATGTGTGA
- a CDS encoding 6-carboxytetrahydropterin synthase, with the protein MKVTVSRKAHFNAAHRLYRPDWSHEKNDDVFGKCNNPNFHGHNYELIVSVTGPIDEETGYVIDMKILKDIIKSEVEDAFDHKNLNLEVPEFKTLNPTAENIAVVIYNKIKPKLEQELELEITLYETPRNYVSFSGKS; encoded by the coding sequence ATGAAAGTTACAGTGAGTAGAAAGGCACATTTTAATGCCGCACATAGGCTTTACAGACCAGATTGGAGCCATGAAAAGAACGACGATGTTTTCGGTAAATGTAACAACCCTAATTTTCATGGGCATAACTACGAACTTATTGTGAGTGTAACTGGCCCTATAGATGAGGAAACAGGTTATGTTATCGATATGAAAATTTTAAAGGATATCATTAAAAGTGAAGTTGAAGATGCCTTCGACCACAAGAATTTAAACTTAGAAGTTCCAGAATTTAAAACCTTAAACCCAACGGCCGAAAACATAGCTGTAGTGATTTACAACAAAATAAAGCCCAAGTTAGAGCAAGAACTGGAACTTGAAATAACATTATACGAAACCCCCCGAAATTATGTTTCTTTTTCGGGAAAATCATAA